A genomic window from Silene latifolia isolate original U9 population chromosome 11, ASM4854445v1, whole genome shotgun sequence includes:
- the LOC141611349 gene encoding root phototropism protein 3-like, giving the protein MWESESECFGGNEYGDETLSATKHGLHNDGFEQRGQSWFVATDIPSDFLVKIGEVSFHLHKYPLISRSGKLSRIIYDTHDGNLNKISMDDIPGGAESFELAAKFCYGIAVDLTAANISGLRCAAEYLEMTEDLEEGNLIFKTEAFLSYVVLSSWRDSIIVLKNCEDLSPWAENLQIVRRCSESIAWKACANPKGIKWNYTGRPSMVASPKWNEMKDMSPSSASQVPQDWWFEDVSILRIDHFVRVITAIRVKGMRFELIGTSIMHYASKWLPGIGNITEEVSSSSSSSSNSGSWKGGLHLTALGITENPETIKAKDQRMIVESLISIIPPQRDCVSCSFLLKLLRMANMLKVAPALVNELEKRVGMQFEQATLSNLLIPSYSKSETLYDVDLVQRILEQFLMQETTECASPSRRAYLDKSSYDESQQGDASNAKMRVARLIDSYLTEIARDRNLSLTKFHVLAEALPESARTSDDGLYRAIDSYLKAHPTLSEHERKRLCRVMDCQKLSIDACMHAAQNERLPLRVVVQVLFSEQVKISNAIANNSLKDSSAETQYQPMVSNRKSLLEGTPQSFQEGWTTAKKDINTLKFEIDSVKTKYIELQSKMVSMQQQFDKLITKPKQHSTSGWASGWKKLSRLGKTSNLENDDGSDQPPPEQTRKTPRRWRNSIS; this is encoded by the exons ATGTGGGAGTCAGAAAGTGAGTGTTTTGGAGGTAATGAGTATGGTGATGAAACTCTTTCTGCAACCAAACACGGCCTTCACAATGATGGATTTGAGCAAAGAGGACAATCCTG GTTTGTTGCAACTGATATTCCAAGTGATTTCTTGGTCAAAATTGGTGAAGTTAGCTTCCACTTGCATAAG TATCCTTTGATTTCAAGGTCAGGGAAATTGAGTAGAATCATCTATGACACACATGATGGTAATTTAAACAAGATATCCATGGATGACATACCTGGTGGGGCCGAGTCATTCGAGCTAGCAGCAAAATTCTGCTATGGGATCGCTGTTGATCTAACAGCGGCCAACATATCAGGTCTAAGATGTGCAGCAGAGTATTTAGAGATGACAGAAGACCTAGAAGAAGGCAACTTAATCTTCAAAACTGAAGCCTTCTTAAGCTACGTTGTTTTGTCGTCTTGGAGAGACTCCATCATAGTGCTTAAAAACTGTGAGGACCTCTCTCCATGGGCGGAAAATCTCCAGATTGTTCGGAGGTGTAGTGAGTCGATTGCTTGGAAGGCTTGTGCAAATCCAAAGGGGATTAAATGGAATTATACAGGGAGACCTTCAATGGTTGCTAGCCCAAAGTGGAATGAGATGAAAGACATGAGTCCGAGTAGCGCGAGTCAAGTCCCTCAAGATTGGTGGTTTGAGGACGTGTCTATCCTAAGGATTGACCATTTTGTCCGAGTTATAACTGCCATTAGAGTCAAGGGAATGAGGTTTGAGCTCATCGGTACTTCAATCATGCATTATGCATCAAAGTGGTTGCCGGGAATAGGAAACATTACGGAAGAAGTCAgcagtagcagcagcagcagcagtaatAGCGGGAGTTGGAAAGGGGGGCTTCACTTGACAGCTTTGGGAATCACAGAAAACCCGGAAACCATTAAGGCCAAGGATCAAAGAATGATCGTTGAGAGTCTCATAAGTATAATTCCACCTCAAAGAGACTGTGTTTCTTGCAGCTTCCTCCTGAAGCTTCTCAGGATGGCTAACATGCTTAAAGTGGCTCCTGCATTGGTGAACGAGCTTGAAAAGCGCGTAGGAATGCAGTTTGAGCAGGCAACATTGTCGAACCTTCTTATACCATCGTACAGTAAGAGTGAGACGTTGTATGATGTGGATTTGGTTCAGAGAATCCTAGAGCAGTTTTTAATGCAAGAGACGACTGAATGTGCAAGTCCTAGCAGGAGAGCATACTTGGACAAGAGTAGCTACGATGAGAGCCAACAAGGGGATGCTTCTAATGCTAAGATGCGCGTGGCTAGACTGATCGATAGTTACCTTACAGAGATTGCTCGGGATAGGAATCTTTCACTCACCAAGTTTCATGTTCTGGCCGAGGCTCTTCCTGAATCTGCTAGAACTTCTGATGATGGCCTGTACCGAGCAATTGATTCGTATCTCAAG GCACACCCTACACTATCAGAACACGAGAGGAAGAGGTTGTGTCGCGTAATGGACTGCCAGAAGCTGTCAATCGACGCCTGTATGCATGCTGCTCAGAATGAGCGCCTTCCCCTTAGGGTAGTTGTTCAAGTCCTCTTCTCTGAGCAGGTCAAGATAAGCAATGCAATAGCCAATAACTCATTGAAAGACTCGTCAGCAGAAACTCAGTACCAGCCGATGGTCTCAAACCGGAAATCCCTGCTTGAAGGGACCCCACAATCATTCCAAGAAGGGTGGACAACAGCAAAGAAAGACATAAATACCCTCAAATTCGAGATAGATAGTGTCAAGACTAAGTACATTGAGCTACAGAGTAAGATGGTGAGCATGCAGCAACAATTTGACAAGTTGATTACCAAACCGAAACAACATTCAACATCGGGTTGGGCTAGTGGGTGGAAGAAGCTTAGCCGGCTTGGAAAGACGAGCAATTTGGAGAATGATGATGGGTCTGATCAGCCGCCACCAGAACAGACCAGGAAAACACCTAGAAGGTGGAGGAACTCCATATCTTGA